The DNA segment GCTGGACGCCTTCGTGGGAGGACGGGCCTCCGGGGAGTCCCGCGAGCTGGACTTCATGCCCTGGGGCGGTGCCTACAACCGCCGGCCCCCCGACGCCACCGCCTTCGTCCACCGCGACCAGCGCTTCCAGCTCAAGCACGCCGTGGTGGTGGATCCCGACACGCCGCCGGCGAGCCAGGCCGCGGCCCGCCGGGCGGCCGCCCGATCCTGGGCGTCGGTCCACCCATGGGGCTCGGGACGGGTGTTCCAGAACTTCGCCGACCCCGACCTGGAGCACTGGGCCGAGGCCTACTACGGCCCGAACTACGCCCGCCTGGTCCGGGTCAAGGCCCGGTACGACCCGTCGAACCTCTTTCATTTCCCGCAGTCGCTGCCCCTGCGCCCGTGAGCGAGTTGCCGTTCGATTGTTGGCCGGGCGTTGGCCTTGCGGCCGATGGTCCGAGACCGCGAGGAGGTTGAGGCGCAGCAGCAGGGTGGCGATGGTCCGGTCGAGCTCGAACGCACCTACCGTGCCAGATCACCGGCGCTACGGCCGACATCCCGGTGATTGACACCGTATTGGGTGCCTCTTACCTTCCATCCGAAGGCGCGCCATGGGGGTGACCGCTTGCGCACGACCGATGAGAGCATCCCAAGTCGCATGCCAACGCTGTTCGTTGGCCACGGTAACCCCATGAACGCCCTTCAGGCCAATGACTACACCAAGGCCTGGGCGAGCCTGACCGCCGCGCTGCCTCGGCCGCGGGCGATCCTTTCCGTATCGGCCCACTGGTACGTTCCAGGCGGCCGTGTCACCGACGGCGAGCGACCGCGGACCATCCACGACTTCGGCGGGTTCCCGCATGAGCTGTACCAAGTCCAGTACCCGGCGCCCGGGTCACCAGAGCTCGCCCGTCGCGTCCGCGACCTGTTGACCCCTACCCCGGTTGAGCTGGATCGGCGGTGGGGGCTGGACCACGGCACATGGTCGGTTCTCATGCACATATTCCCGAAGGCTGACGTCCCCGTCGTGCAGTTGGGCATCGACGAGACCCTTACCCCCCAGCAGCACTATGACCTTGCCGGTCGGCTGCAGGTGTTGCGCGATGAGGGGGTCCTGATCTTCGGGTCTGGCAACGCGGTACACAACCTGCACGCCTATGCCTGGGGACGGCGGCCGGTCGAGCCCTACGTGTGGGCCGTCCGGTTCGAGTCCAGGCTGCGGGAGCTGATCATGGCGCAGGATCTGGGCAGCGTGGTGGCCTACGAGACGCTTGGTGAGGACGCCGCGCTGGCCGTACCAACCCCCGAGCACTACCTGCCGCTCCTGTACGTACTGGCGCAGCGTCGGCGCGATGAGCCTGTCACCTTCCCGGTAGAGGGATTCGACGGCGGCTCGGTGTCCATGCTCGGCGTCCGCGTCGGCTAATCAGCAGGCTGCAAGGAGAGGGCGCCGCTCGGGTTCACCAGGCTCCTAGGCCAGCTCCCGTGGCGGCCGTATCGAGACGT comes from the Actinomycetota bacterium genome and includes:
- a CDS encoding BBE domain-containing protein, with amino-acid sequence LDAFVGGRASGESRELDFMPWGGAYNRRPPDATAFVHRDQRFQLKHAVVVDPDTPPASQAAARRAAARSWASVHPWGSGRVFQNFADPDLEHWAEAYYGPNYARLVRVKARYDPSNLFHFPQSLPLRP
- the ygiD gene encoding 4,5-DOPA dioxygenase extradiol — translated: MPTLFVGHGNPMNALQANDYTKAWASLTAALPRPRAILSVSAHWYVPGGRVTDGERPRTIHDFGGFPHELYQVQYPAPGSPELARRVRDLLTPTPVELDRRWGLDHGTWSVLMHIFPKADVPVVQLGIDETLTPQQHYDLAGRLQVLRDEGVLIFGSGNAVHNLHAYAWGRRPVEPYVWAVRFESRLRELIMAQDLGSVVAYETLGEDAALAVPTPEHYLPLLYVLAQRRRDEPVTFPVEGFDGGSVSMLGVRVG